AGGCCGCTTGGGCGTATCGTACTGTTTATGAGATTTTCCCGGATATCCCATCAGATCACCACGTCTAATCCTTCTTCCTCTTCACGCCGACGGTGGCACCGGTCCTCCCCGTCGATTTGGTGCGCTGTCCGCGGACCTTCTGCCCGGTCTCGTGGCGGATCCCGCGGTAGCTGCGGATCTTCCGCATGCGGTTGACATCTTCGTCGACGGCGAGCTGTACCTCCGTCGCGAAGAGGTGCCTGGTTTCGCCCGTATAGATGTCCTTTGGCCGATTCATCATCCATTCCGGCACGGAGACCGCATAGTTCTCGACCGCCTGACGGATGCGCTCGACCTTGCTCTCGTCGAGTTTCCCCATTATGGCATGCGGATCGACATCTGCTATCTGCGCGATGGTCACGGCAGTATGCCGCCCTATACCGGCGATTCTCGTCAATGCCGTCTGCACGGATTTCGTCCCGTCGAGATCCGTGTTCCTGACGCGAACGAAGTACTTTATCTCCTCTTCCTGTGGTTCTGCCATCGGTTGTCCCCCTAGAGTGCGACCCGTTCGGGAGCGTTGAGGGAGGGATTTGAACCCTCGAGTCCCAAAGGGACACAGGTTTAGCAAACCTGCGCCATACCTGGCTTGGCTACCTCAACACGCAATTTCGCATCTGTGTAGACACTCGCAACGGAGTACTTCCGCTGCTCCATGAATTGTGCTTTATTATATGGGGCGGATCCTTTTATAATGATTGTGGTGTCAGGAGGGCGCCCTTCCTGCCCGTTGTTCGCCGCGCCCGATGAGTGCGGAGGTGACGAGCGGGAGGGCGATGGTGGCGTCCACGAAACACTGGACCCGGGGGGATGCGGGGGCTTCTTTGCCCCAACTGACCGCCTCGTCGAAGGTGCACCCGGAGAGACCACCGAAGTGCGGCGCATCCGTCGTGTACTGGATGGCGTATGCATGCCCCCCCTGTTCGTGCTCGTGGATCGAGGCGATGACCTGC
This portion of the Methanomicrobiales archaeon genome encodes:
- a CDS encoding 30S ribosomal protein S13 codes for the protein MAEPQEEEIKYFVRVRNTDLDGTKSVQTALTRIAGIGRHTAVTIAQIADVDPHAIMGKLDESKVERIRQAVENYAVSVPEWMMNRPKDIYTGETRHLFATEVQLAVDEDVNRMRKIRSYRGIRHETGQKVRGQRTKSTGRTGATVGVKRKKD